The genomic region AGTTATTCTTGAAAATGCTCAGTTAGAAACAGTTAAGGTATGGTctacatattttcatttattaaactaaaaatcctttaaatatattatacctacacaaaACGAGAGAAGAAGTGTCCTTTAAAAAAAGACAATTATTTCTTTATTCATTAACTTTTGTCACATATGTGTAAAAAATCCGTGTATAAAAAATGAAATGCAGGATTATACGGATTGTGAACCAAAACAATATCTGAGCACCCTGACTCCACATAATCTTGTTTGTCTTACGTCTAGAGCTTTTGTAAAGTTGAAGACAAAAGCTTACAAAGTTAGTGCTGAAAAGTGAGCCAATGAAGATTTTGTAGATAAATAGTGAATGAAGGGACAACAAACCtcatcaaaaatcaaaaatcatcaAATTCTGGTATAGcccatttaaaaaacttaacacCCTACTTTATATTGTTTCGTTCTACCCTCTAAGGAACCGTAAAATTTGTGTGTTTTAAACTCCACAGAGTGGGAACAGTTTTGAGCTCTTAAATTGTGATGACCATGCCAATATACTGCGGAAGAATGATCGGGACCCAGGGTCTTGTCGGCCAGACATCACACACCAGTCCCTGCTCATGTTAATGGATTCACCTCTAAACCGAGCAGGGCTCTTGCAAGTCTATATACACACGGAAAAAAATGTCCTCATAGAAATTAATCCACAGACAAGAATACCTAGGACATTCAAAAGATTTGCTGGCTTAATGGGTATGTTATGTAATGTTATTATTCAGTTAATATTAACTATCATATGATGTCAATTTTATTGTAGAATATGAAAAATGATATCTTAAAAAGTGATCTAAAATCATGCTACTAAAAATACAACTACAATCTAATCTAATTCAATCAAATTAACCTGTACTATCCCACAACAAATACAACTGTCACATGACAAATacagaaaaatgtaaaacatatTTCATGcaacaatattatgtaatatgtgatacaatttaattaattatccaCTAAATctcatatcagataaaaattatatattattttgttatctgttcgaaaaagattctgacgaattggaaatctcctccttttttgaagtaggTTATAAATGATGAGCCATGATAGCCTAGCGGTTTAAGACTTCCCACTGgatattaaaacttaaatacacCCCGGCAAAGCTGCGAGCAACATCTAGTCATGATATAAAAGGATAAGTCTATTGATATagttattgtttttgtttttcagtGCAACTCTTACACAAATTTGCTATAAGGGCATCAGATGGACCAATGAAGCTGCTTAAAGTCATCAAAAATCCGATAACTTCACATTTGCCTGTTGGTGTGAAAAAAATCACCATGTCTTTTAGTTCAAAGATGGTGCAAAACTGTCGAGAGTTGGTACCAAAGGATGAACCCATAGTCCTCATTGTGGGGGCGATGGCTCATGGCAAAGTGGAAGCGGACTATTCAGAAGATGTGATATCAATCAGCAACTACCCTCTGTCAGCTGCTTTGACTTGTGCAAAATTGTGTACTGCCTTTGAAGAAGTATGGGATGTTGTATGACAAAATTCTAGCATAttttgtaacataatattattatagttattacttattaataaatgTAACATATACTTTCGACTATTAAtgtgtttttataaaatacagtACAATCTGGCAACTGGTTGAAacttatcattataatattaaagtaaatgATATAATATGCTttggatgaattttcaaaatcatacATATGAGTAGTATGTAGGTAGCTGGTAAGTACATATACAAAAACCCGAAACCGCATGTCAGTATTGCGTTATATGACCGCAACCACAGACTTGATAATCAGACCAATGGCTTAGCAAAGGCTGCAATGGGTCAAGTTACCAATTAGCCTAGAAAcacattttcataatattattaactcaacataatataggtagctgaactaaaattaaataaaaactaaataagcCCAATAGAGAACGTCTACCTAGCGAattgtactttaaaaaaaaaatacgaccAATACTCTTGATGTGTTACCGCTAACGTGACTACGCAGTTTTGGCTatctaatcctactaatattattaatgcgaaaatgtgttggtttgttcttgAATCAAGGAGCAACGGACCAACGTTATTACTTTGCGTGGTCTAAGTAATATAATACAGTTATTATAAAGAAAGATTGATAAAGTGGCATACCCTCGGCTGTTTTTTAGGTCGGGAAATCAAAGATTctgcgggattaaaaaaaaatctaaaaagccacgcggacgaagtcgctggcatcgcCTAGTCGtggctaatattattatagtgaagCAAACTATATCtattataaattactaattattattaataagatTTATCTCTTTTATATCGCCTAACTTaggacattttttttaagtcttTAAGGAGTTTTTTCCTTTCGGAACACGTCACTCCGTAAGGcatctacatttattaaattacctactttcgtaaggccttcttgtacaACCATAACAGAGCCCTAGCCTTATCCGACACAGGTTGGGATGGGGCGCCGACACAGGTTGGGATGGGGCGCCGTTACAGCCTCCAATTTGGCGAAGCATGGGAAATCATGTAAATACCTCCCATCTCTCCGCCTCGTTATGAACACATTCTACAAGGCACGAAGTGAGCTTGAAAGCGTTAAAAATATTCTTTGGAAGCTCGTTAGGATTAAGATACGACGACACATTCTTTGACTGCCAAATATGAGCAAAAAATCGCGTTCCCCTCGCCAGTAGCGGAAACGTCGAGACATCCGCCAAATTAGTACCAGCCGCCTTACAAACGATACACTGGGCCTCGGCAGCTACAAATATCCAATTAGTAATAAGAGGAGACGACACTTCAGTTTTTTGTCTTGCATTTCTACTAATATGAAGCGTGTTTTCAGTTCCATTACTATaccatgtataatattattttgtttcaataGGCCGCAAAATAGGGAAATATTGGTCATATTGAACATGCATATCTAACCTCTTTAAAAAACGGCTTGGTTCGTTTGAGAAATGTCTAATGCTTGAAACATAACCTACGCTCCTTAATTTCAAATCTAACGAAGCGTTTTAGGTATActttttgacggcctccctggtgcagtggtaattgctgtggtcttattagtgggaggtcccggtttggaattttataatttctgaatctCTGCTctagtctggtggaaggcttcggccgtggttagttgtcaccctaccggcaaagctgtgccgccaagggAGTTAgctttccggtgcgatgccgtgtagaaactattcatgttagcccgcttccatcttaggctaaatcatcacttaccatcaggtgagattgcagtcaggggctaacttgtataagaatttaaaaaaattacttttataataggtagtattatgttaagtacttacatgtaagtacctaatgaaACGTATGTAGTGTAGGTACTAACAAGCTGCTGCCACGACCGGTCGGTCACAGCTCCTCGAGTATTCCAGGCTAGATTCTCGTCAACATGCCTTAAAAGGCGTAAGCAAGTAACTCCACAATGACCAATTAGTCGCATGATGAAATATCATAGAAGAGTTGGCATCGACTCGTTGGCACCCGTCGAATACGGAGCCCTACAAAAGTTGCTTTTACCTGCTATTTATTAACACAAGATTCCTATTTCATAATAATCTGCCTCTAGGTGCAGggaacgataataataattcttatatCATTTATACTTTTATATCATAGGTTAATATTATCCGTCTTAACTCTTATGACCTGCGCACACTGGAGGACGGGGCGGCAGGGGGTTTTTATATCaattgaatttaatatttatttaatcgaaATAAGGTATATATTTCAATGCTCCGCAAATGACCTTGGAGCATCGCAGCGCAGTTTCTCTGGAGCACCGaacattgaaatattatataccGTATTTCGATTAGATAGATATTTCTATTCCATCCTCCAGTGTGCGCAGGCCCTTCTGAAAGAGgaccggtgctcagtagtgagccgtcgATAAGATGAGATGTTGAATCGTCTTTACAGTCGGTTTGATAACACTAATTGAAACTGGTTAGTGCTTATCGACAGATAAAAGGAAAACGTGGAATTTTATCTTTGTCGCTGCCACCAGCCATTCTGTCGCTTgctgacaaaattaataatgcACTCCACTTAGTTCCTATCAGCTTAGAAATAAGTTTTATATTGGAATGGATTTGTTTCTTAGTAGTACGTGTTCCCGGTCGTGTATGCCTAAGCTATAAATAGTGATGAGCGAGATATAAGCTTTCATGCCATTATATTAATGGACCTACctgtttggtaattattatttaagcggCAACTCCAGCTGTCAAAGTCACGTTGTCGTTTTGTCGTCTGACAGgtgacagtgtcactgtcaaaaTTCATTCATCGGTTTTCGGTTGGAGCGGCCGCGATTCGCCACCTTCTCTCGgcataattgttaatttaatttcggttagagtgcaataaataccacattccaccacacccactaaacacactaaagtgCATCAAGCCAGAAGCAAGAAGAATCGGGCCCGATATTCGCCGGCAACGAAGAGCACTGCACGAGGTACCTGCATGCCCTACTCACTATACAGCGATTGATTAGGAATTTTGGGGTTTCTGGGGAGCTCCGCGAACCGCGGACGAAACATTTGGTAGCAGAGCGTGGTTTTCGGTCTTTTTCGTGATTAATACACGATATTTCTTGGTTATAATACGAGTTTCAAAGTtttttctatctacctacctgtcggtaaaaaataaattaccgcGGGTTGATTACGTAGACACGTTAAGGTGGCACCTCACGTACCTATATTGTAAGGCGGCTACTCACGTACTGATTTTGTTGAGGCCGACACATGGGTTCTTGGTGATTTTTGGAAATCGTAAATGATTTGAAtgtggtattttattaattcggttatgttttaattatttcggtgttttacgtatttcattatttcggtattttattatttcggtattttacGGATTTTCGGTTTTTCTTTTCGGTTTTTCTTGGATTCCTTTTATGCATTAAAGATGTCTGTCAGAGCGAATTGGTCCCAGTTTAGGGTTAAGCTACAATGGTTGTTGGACAGCGCGGACCTTATAGATAGGCCCGACCATTCAAGGCGCTTATCAGTACGACTTCTGACTGTGAATTCGGAGTTCATGAATTTGGAAAACTCATATCAGCGCATCCTTGAGTTGGTGGATGAGGGTGTTCCAGCTGAGAGGGAAATAGTTCTGGGAGCCCGCGCGGATTATGCACGTGCTTTAGAAGCTTTTGATAGACTAATGTCGATTAAGTTAGAAGAGGCTCCGGCAAATTCTAGCAGTTCTACGGTAAATGCTAGATCGGAGGTCGCCGATCTGGACGCGCTGCTGTCACGTTTGCCAGCCCTTCGGCTTCCGTCCTTTGCTGGGGAGATGGAccaatgggtggggtttaacAATCTATTTGATAGTCTGGTCGATAAACGTTCAGATTTGTCACCGGCACAGAAACTGGCATACTTGATGTCGTGTTTATCCGGTGAACCCCGTGGATTGGTCCAACACCTCAAGATTGCGGATGAAGGATATAGTATTGCCCGTGATCTTTTAATGAAACGGTATCAGAACACTCGGCGTTTAGGTGACGTACACGTTgaccaaattttaaaattacctactatttcgGGTCGGCTTAACGGTCTTCGGTCACAATTTTTAAATCCACTGATTATGGCGGTTAATCAATTAGAGCGTCTCGGTTTTCCTGTTTCGGAATGGTCGTTTATACTTTTACACATATGTCTATCAAAATTACCAGCGTCACTTAAATCTCGTTTTGAACAAAAATTTGGTTGCGAATCGGATACCATACCTAAATATTCGGACTtagttgaatttttagaaacggAATGCCGCTTAATCGAGTGCGCGAATTTGGAATCATCAAATCAGTATGACTATAACAATTCGAGGCAAGCGAAGCCCGCTCGCAGATCGGTTCATTATGCCGCTGCTGAAGTAAAGCAGCCATGTATATGCTGTGGGGATTCGAAACATTTGAGCTTAACAGTTTGTCCGGAGTTTAAATCCATGTCGCCTTTTGCACGAAAAGATTTTGTGGACAAGGAACGTCTATGTTTCCACTGTCTGGGGAACCACAGCTACCGCGATTGCCGTCGAGAGCTTCATTGCAACTGTGGAAGCACTAAGCATCACCCGATGCTATGTTTTAATCGGTCGGGGGTGCAACAgcgacataataataataatcggagcTCGGCCGAGCGGTCAGCCCCTCGCACTGGCGGGGGCTTTCGGCAGCAATCTAACGTCGGAAGGGTCAAGTCACCTCGCGATCTTTCACCCGTTCAACGTAGCTCATCTCCTCCACGACGACGTGAGGAGCAGCGAGATGACCCACGTAATGGAAATCGTAGTGACAAGCCTCGGTACGGGCGTTCTGATGAGCGAAATGAGAGTGGTAGGCGAGATGACGATCGTGCTCTCCTCTATTCACCTACCAGACGCTAGGATTCGGCGCCCACTTGCCCTTTACTAACTGTACTCTTACCCACTGTTATAGTCAAAGTCTATTTTAATTCAGAAATAAATTCGGAAATGGGGGTCACGACCAGAGCCTTACTTGACAGTGGATCTCAGGGGTCTTTAATTAGTACAGATTTAGTGGGTAGGTTGGGCATATGTTTAGATCCGTGCAGCGAACGGATCATGGGTGTTGGAGGTATTGAAACAACCTCAACTATAATCGGTCGGTCTTCGGTGACATTTTCTccgataaataaaagatttcctaAAATTACTACTCCTGTTTTGTGTATGCAAACGGTTATAGGAAAATTACCTACGGTGACCTTGGATGATTCGGTGAAAGACCTAGCCACCGGCTTAAGTTTAGCAGATCCCCACTTCCACCAGTCATCGCCAGTGGAACTGCTGCTCGGTTCGGATGTTTTAGGATCTCTTATGGGAggagataaaataattttaaattctatcGGTCTTACGGCTTATAACACTATTTTCGGTTATGTTCTACTTGGTCCTGTAGAACTCACTAAACAATCTGAGTTGATTGATGATTCGGAAGTCGTTGGTATTTCGGTTTCGGACACTCTTCAAAGGTTCTGGGAGGTTGAGGAACCTCCAGAAACATCCTCTCGGTCTGCTCCACTTGATCTAGAGTGTGAACAGTTTTATAAAGATAATACGTATCGGTTGGAAAATGGTCGGTTTGTCACGAAGTTGCCATTTTTACCTAACAGACCCTTGTTAGGTGACTCGAAAACTATTGCggaaaaaagatttttggcTTTGGAACGGAAACTTATGAAAAATTCGGTCTTACGAgagaagtatattaattttatgcgtGAATATTTGGATCTCGGTCACATGTCGGTTtcggattttgattttaaaggcggacaagaatattttgttaTACCACATCATGCGGTTTTTAAGGATTCAGACGAAAATGCGAAAGTACGCGTTGTTTTTGACGGTAGTTGCGTCACAAATTCGGGGGTTTCTTTAAACCAGTGTTTACATTCGGGCCCTAAATTACAAAGGGATATTTCGGAGATTTTGATGAACTTCAGACGCCATCGAGTTGTCTTTGTGACGGATATTAGGATGATGTTTCGGCAGACGCTTATTGATAAATTGGACAGAAGGTACCAGCTCATATTTTGGAGAGAGTCTCCAGATGAGCCCCTTCTTACCTATGAACTTGGAACCAACACATACGGGTTAAAATCTAGTCCTTACATTGCGATTCGGACGCTTTTAGAGTTGGCTGATCGAGAACGTGATCGGTATCCTCGGGCGGCTTCGGTTTTAGAGAACGACATTTATGTCGATGATATTCTGTCGGGATGCAGCTCACAATCGGAAGCTCTTGAACTGCAACAAGAGTTAATTCGGCTCATGCAATCAGGGGGATATGAATTACGGAAATGGATCTCGAACGATCCTGTTTTACTTCGGGACTTGCCTGACGATCATCAACAGGTGCCTCATCTGTTTGATAACCCAGACATGCAAAGTTTAACTTCGGTTTTGGGGGTACAATACAATCCTGTAGAGGATGTTTTTTCTTTTCGGACGGATTTAACTCATGGACCTTCGGTTACTAAACGGAAAATACTGTCGACAATTGCTCGCATGTATGATCCAAGCGGGTGGATCACTCCTGTTTTATTTCGGGCTAAATGTTTTTTGCAACGTCTGTGGCTTTCGGGTTTTACTTGGGATGAACCTATTACTGGGGATTTAGAAAGAGATtggattaattttaaaattgacctCGCTCGGATTGAAGATGTTCGGATTTCGCGATGTATGCTCCCACCAGcggtaaaaaatattactatgcaCGGTTTTTCAGATGCATCGGAGGCTGGTTACGCAGCTGTTGTATATTTACGCGCCGTGGATGACACAGATAATGTTTCGGTTCATTTAGTAATGGCCAAAAGTAAGGTCGCCCCAATCAGAACACGTCTGACGATTCCTAAATTGGAGTTGTGCGGAGCCGTGCTTCTACTTAAGCTTCTGCATCATGTTTGCCTTTGTTTGCAAAGGACCATCGATGTTCACGAGGTATTTGGTTGGACTGATAGTTCTATAGTTTTAGCTTGGCTTAAAACTCCACCTCATACTCTTCAAGTATTCGAGGCTAATCGAGTTTCACAGATACAAAATTCTACAGTGCCAATCACGTGGCGACATATTCCGGGCGAATTGAACCCTGCCGACTGTGCTTCACGGGGCCTAACAGCTTCGGGTCTGGTATCTCATCCATTGTGGTGGGGTCCGCGATGGCTAACTTATTCGGAATCGGTTTGGCCTGCATCAAAGGCTAATCAGGTATCACCTGCGGATTTACCTGGGATTCGGTGTTCGGTTGCTACAAATTCAGAATCACTCCCAGATTTCGGTTTCCTCGTGGAGCGTTATAGCTCCTTAGATCGGCTTATTTCGGTTACCGCGTGGATTCGgagattcatttttaattgcCGTCGGAATAATAATCGGAATACTACGCCTTATTTAACAACACAGGATAGGAAGCACGCGTTGCTAATGTGGATCTCTCTAGTGCAGAGGGATAGTTTCGGTGCAGAGATTGAGAAAGTTCGGAAAGGCCAAACCTTGAAGGGGCATTTGAGACGTCTC from Maniola jurtina chromosome 4, ilManJurt1.1, whole genome shotgun sequence harbors:
- the LOC123864164 gene encoding ribosomal RNA small subunit methyltransferase NEP1, whose translation is MGKKRKLAPKTDDFEYDPIPKHLVTSHIKKQEKRLIVILENAQLETVKSGNSFELLNCDDHANILRKNDRDPGSCRPDITHQSLLMLMDSPLNRAGLLQVYIHTEKNVLIEINPQTRIPRTFKRFAGLMVQLLHKFAIRASDGPMKLLKVIKNPITSHLPVGVKKITMSFSSKMVQNCRELVPKDEPIVLIVGAMAHGKVEADYSEDVISISNYPLSAALTCAKLCTAFEEVWDVV
- the LOC123864738 gene encoding uncharacterized protein LOC123864738 translates to MGVTTRALLDSGSQGSLISTDLVGRLGICLDPCSERIMGVGGIETTSTIIGRSSVTFSPINKRFPKITTPVLCMQTVIGKLPTVTLDDSVKDLATGLSLADPHFHQSSPVELLLGSDVLGSLMGGDKIILNSIGLTAYNTIFGYVLLGPVELTKQSELIDDSEVVGISVSDTLQRFWEVEEPPETSSRSAPLDLECEQFYKDNTYRLENGRFVTKLPFLPNRPLLGDSKTIAEKRFLALERKLMKNSVLREKYINFMREYLDLGHMSVSDFDFKGGQEYFVIPHHAVFKDSDENAKVRVVFDGSCVTNSGVSLNQCLHSGPKLQRDISEILMNFRRHRVVFVTDIRMMFRQTLIDKLDRRYQLIFWRESPDEPLLTYELGTNTYGLKSSPYIAIRTLLELADRERDRYPRAASVLENDIYVDDILSGCSSQSEALELQQELIRLMQSGGYELRKWISNDPVLLRDLPDDHQQVPHLFDNPDMQSLTSVLGVQYNPVEDVFSFRTDLTHGPSVTKRKILSTIARMYDPSGWITPVLFRAKCFLQRLWLSGFTWDEPITGDLERDWINFKIDLARIEDVRISRCMLPPAVKNITMHGFSDASEAGYAAVVYLRAVDDTDNVSVHLVMAKSKVAPIRTRLTIPKLELCGAVLLLKLLHHVCLCLQRTIDVHEVFGWTDSSIVLAWLKTPPHTLQVFEANRVSQIQNSTVPITWRHIPGELNPADCASRGLTASGLVSHPLWWGPRWLTYSESVWPASKANQVSPADLPGIRCSVATNSESLPDFGFLVERYSSLDRLISVTAWIRRFIFNCRRNNNRNTTPYLTTQDRKHALLMWISLVQRDSFGAEIEKVRKGQTLKGHLRRLNPFIDSDGLLRVGGRLQHSDLPYEARHPLLLPKSGHFIDLLISDSHLKNSHVGPNALLAILQRDYWILSARRAVRKITFKCISCYKLKGLTTQPLMGDLPKDRVLAARPFQGVGTDFAGPFYVKSHKLRNPKVTKAYLCVFVCLATKSVHLELVSDLSSEAFIACLSRMTSRRGFPAIIRSDCGSNYKSSDRYLKEVFQFLEQNRSQIGHDLARRGITWLFDPPACPSWGGLFEAAVKSAKTHLKRTIGETTLTFEELSTVFCKIEAVLNSRPLCPLSSDPNDLEVLTPGHFLIGQPLTALPEYPFQDEKTYKLSRFQLLQQLSQRIWHRWHLEYLHTLQQRLKWTDPAVPPKVGDLVLLKEDNAPPLQWRRGRIVALYPGKDGVVRLADVRVAKGTVLQRAISKLSRLPLD